A genome region from Glycine max cultivar Williams 82 chromosome 5, Glycine_max_v4.0, whole genome shotgun sequence includes the following:
- the LOC100798528 gene encoding mitochondrial import receptor subunit TOM7-1: MASRVSLKAKGKSSKGSKAAEDRSASECLKEWTTWAMRKAKVITHYGFIPLVIIIGMNSDPKPPLSQLLSPV; encoded by the coding sequence ATGGCGTCAAGGGTTTCTCTGAAGGCGAAGGGTAAGAGTTCAAAGGGATCGAAGGCCGCGGAAGATCGATCTGCGAGCGAGTGCCTGAAGGAGTGGACGACATGGGCAATGCGAAAAGCGAAGGTCATCACTCACTATGGTTTCATCCCTTTGGTCATCATCATCGGTATGAACTCTGACCCCAAGCCCCCACTTTCCCAGCTTCTCAGCCCCGTCTGA